ACTTCGAGTCCATTCCAAATTTGTCAGTGGAAAACTGGTTGTAGATTTATTTCTTGGTTCCGCCAAACAATTTCTTTACCCACCAGAAAGGGCCGATGATGAGATACATCGGATCGGAAAAAAAAGCCGGTTTTTTCTTTTCAAACGCGTGACCAATAAACTGGATGATCCAGCCGACAACAAACAACCCCAGCCCCCAGCGCCAGTCCCAGATAAAAAGGGGAAGCGACACGACAATTATCGGAATGCCGATGGTGTGAAGCGCCTTGTTGACGGGATGTTGATGCGTATTGCGATATGTTTCCAGATAACCCATCAATCCCCATCGTGTCACAGCCCCTTCAAAATCTCCAGCGCTTCTTCCACATGCCGGGCGGCGTTGAATTGGGAAGAAAAAACATGCCGCACCACCCCTTTTTTGTCGATGACATAGGTGACGCGGCCGGGAATGAGACCCAAGGTGGAGCCGACGCCATAGAGTTTTCGGACCTTTCCCCCTTCGTCGCTTACAAGAATAAAGGGGAGGCGATGATGGGCCGCGAACTTTTGATGCGAAGAGGCCGTATCCGAGCTGACACCGATGATTTCGGTCCCTTGATCTTTGAAAACCTCGTATGAATCGCGAAAGGCGCACGCCTCTTTGGTACACCCCGGCGTTTCGTCTTTCGGGTAGAAATAGAGGACGACATTTTTCTTCCCCAAAAAATCCTTCAGGCGGACCGGTTTTCCTTCCTGGTTTTGAAGGGTAAAATCAGGGGCGGCATCGCCGACTTTGACTTTTGTTTCCGAAGCCATAACTTCTTTTCCTTCCGACAGGCTACCGATTAAAACCAAAAACGCCAAAATGCGTTTGGGTTTCACGCTTATCTTTTTCTCCGTTTTTTGACCATTCGACCGATGCCCAGATAGTTTCCGATATTTGCCTTCTTATCGGGAACCGGTTCGATCAGGCCATTGCGGGAAGTAAATATCGTCTGCACCCCCGGCCCATGCCCGGCCAGAAATGAATTGCCGTGAACGACAACGGCGATGGAAACCGCCCCCTTTTTATAGGACCAGCCAAACGTCGATTCGTGATCGATAACCGCCACCAAGTCGCCAAACCTCAAATTTTCGAGCCGGTATTTCTTGAGGATCGACGGATCGCTCGTTTGAATGTCATAATCCCCCTTGAAAGAATCGTTATGCCCCAAACCAGAGCCCATCAGCTCCGCCGGTACAGTGGCCACCACAGGAACCGCTATCGATTTCGATTTTGTTTTAATCGGGATTTTCTTGAGCAGTTCGGGATCAAGGCTGGTAATCGTAATATCCGGATAATCAACAAGCTTCAATCCCTGCCCCACGCCGCGAATCATAATTTTGTCGTCGTAGGTCAGTTGATCCAAAACCTCATCGGGAAAATCGGCCAGCACATGTTCGACTCCGCCATGGTGACCGATCACCGTCCCCTTTTTTCCCTTGGCCTTGCCGTTCACCACCCGCGCCTCGTTACCGATGCAGGTGTAGATATTGAAGCCGAGGTTTGGGTTGGCGGTCCGCCGGTCGTTATAGCCTCCCGCGATCAGCGAA
Above is a window of Deltaproteobacteria bacterium DNA encoding:
- a CDS encoding DUF962 domain-containing protein, coding for MGYLETYRNTHQHPVNKALHTIGIPIIVVSLPLFIWDWRWGLGLFVVGWIIQFIGHAFEKKKPAFFSDPMYLIIGPFWWVKKLFGGTKK
- a CDS encoding peroxiredoxin, translated to MASETKVKVGDAAPDFTLQNQEGKPVRLKDFLGKKNVVLYFYPKDETPGCTKEACAFRDSYEVFKDQGTEIIGVSSDTASSHQKFAAHHRLPFILVSDEGGKVRKLYGVGSTLGLIPGRVTYVIDKKGVVRHVFSSQFNAARHVEEALEILKGL
- a CDS encoding DUF4438 domain-containing protein is translated as MLKTNSDRLVQFALQGNIIPPVAFGWEVTRRGEGLMLPSVGGITYNVKVGDSVFGFEADHVEPGLSLIAGGYNDRRTANPNLGFNIYTCIGNEARVVNGKAKGKKGTVIGHHGGVEHVLADFPDEVLDQLTYDDKIMIRGVGQGLKLVDYPDITITSLDPELLKKIPIKTKSKSIAVPVVATVPAELMGSGLGHNDSFKGDYDIQTSDPSILKKYRLENLRFGDLVAVIDHESTFGWSYKKGAVSIAVVVHGNSFLAGHGPGVQTIFTSRNGLIEPVPDKKANIGNYLGIGRMVKKRRKR